A genomic window from Mesorhizobium sp. 131-2-1 includes:
- the serA gene encoding phosphoglycerate dehydrogenase, with translation MAPRVLVSDKLSTTAVQIFKDRGIEVDYLPDLGKDKEKLLEVIGQYDGLAIRSATKVTEKLISAATRLRVVGRAGIGVDNVDIPAASRKGIIVMNTPFGNSITTAEHAVAMIFALARQIPEANASTHAGKWEKNRFMGIEITGKTLGVVGCGNIGSIVATRGVGLKMHVIAFDPFLSDSRAEELGVEKVELDELFARADFITLHTPLTDKTRNIINAAAIAKMKNGVRIINCARGGLIVEADLVAALKSGKVAGAGIDVFEVEPAENNELFGMENVVATPHLGASTAEAQENVALQVAEQMSDYLLKGAVSNAINMPSITAEEAPRLKPFVKLAEVLGAFVGQVTEDPIKEVEILFDGSTATMNTRALISATLAGLIRPQVSDVNMVSAPIMVKERGIIVAEVKRDKSGVFDGYIKLTVKTEHRTRSIAGTCFSDGKPRFIQIKGINLDAEVGQHMLYTTNADAPGIIGLLGTVCGENGVNIANFQLGRNRPGGDAIALLYLDAPFPERVLDQLRAHKSIDSAKPLHFDVGVA, from the coding sequence ATGGCGCCCCGCGTTCTCGTCTCAGACAAACTCTCCACCACCGCCGTGCAGATCTTCAAGGATCGCGGCATCGAGGTCGACTATCTGCCCGACCTCGGCAAGGACAAGGAAAAGCTGCTCGAAGTCATCGGCCAGTATGACGGCCTCGCCATCCGCTCGGCCACCAAGGTCACCGAAAAGCTGATCAGCGCCGCCACGAGGCTCAGGGTCGTCGGCCGCGCCGGCATCGGCGTCGACAATGTCGACATCCCGGCGGCAAGCCGCAAGGGCATCATCGTGATGAACACGCCCTTCGGCAATTCGATCACCACCGCCGAGCATGCGGTTGCCATGATCTTCGCGCTTGCCCGCCAGATCCCGGAAGCCAATGCGTCGACGCATGCCGGCAAGTGGGAAAAGAACCGCTTCATGGGCATCGAGATCACCGGCAAGACGCTGGGTGTCGTCGGCTGCGGCAATATCGGTTCGATCGTGGCCACGCGCGGCGTCGGGCTCAAGATGCATGTCATCGCCTTCGACCCGTTCCTGTCGGACAGCCGCGCCGAGGAGCTCGGCGTCGAAAAGGTCGAGCTCGACGAGCTGTTCGCCCGCGCCGATTTCATCACCTTGCACACGCCGCTGACCGACAAGACGCGCAACATCATCAACGCCGCCGCGATCGCAAAGATGAAAAACGGCGTGCGCATCATCAATTGCGCGCGTGGCGGTCTGATCGTCGAGGCGGACCTAGTCGCGGCGCTGAAGAGCGGCAAGGTGGCGGGCGCCGGTATCGACGTGTTCGAGGTCGAGCCGGCCGAGAACAACGAACTGTTCGGCATGGAGAATGTCGTGGCGACCCCGCATCTCGGCGCCTCCACAGCCGAGGCGCAGGAGAATGTCGCGCTGCAGGTGGCAGAGCAGATGTCCGACTACCTGCTCAAGGGCGCCGTCTCCAACGCCATCAACATGCCCTCGATCACCGCCGAGGAGGCGCCGCGGCTGAAGCCCTTCGTCAAGCTCGCCGAAGTGCTCGGCGCATTCGTCGGCCAGGTCACCGAGGATCCGATCAAGGAGGTCGAGATCCTGTTCGACGGCTCGACCGCGACCATGAACACGCGCGCCCTGATCAGCGCGACCCTTGCCGGCCTGATCCGGCCGCAGGTCTCCGACGTCAACATGGTGTCGGCCCCGATCATGGTGAAGGAACGCGGCATTATCGTCGCCGAGGTCAAGCGCGACAAGTCGGGCGTGTTCGACGGCTATATCAAGCTGACGGTGAAGACCGAGCACAGGACGCGCTCGATCGCCGGGACCTGCTTTTCGGACGGCAAGCCGCGCTTCATCCAGATCAAGGGCATCAATCTCGACGCCGAGGTCGGGCAGCACATGCTCTATACGACCAATGCCGATGCGCCGGGCATCATCGGCCTGCTCGGCACCGTCTGCGGCGAGAACGGCGTTAACATTGCCAACTTCCAGCTCGGCCGCAACCGGCCTGGCGGCGATGCCATCGCCCTGCTCTATCTCGACGCGCCGTTCCCCGAAAGGGTGCTCGATCAGCTGCGGGCGCACAAGTCGATCGACTCGGCCAAGCCGCTGCACTTCGACGTCGGCGTCGCCTGA
- a CDS encoding adenylosuccinate synthase → MANVVVVGSQWGDEGKGKIVDWLSERADVVVRFQGGHNAGHTLVVDGKVYKLSLLPSGVVRQGKLSIIGNGVVFDPHAFVAEVAKLKAQGVEVTPDRLKIAENTALILSVHRELDGFREDAASNSGTKIGTTRRGIGPAYEDKVGRRAVRVMDLADLETLPLKVDRLLTHHNALRRGLGHGEVTHDAIMRELTSVADEILPYMDRVWKVLDDRRRAGERILFEGAQGTLLDIDHGTYPFVTSSNTVAGQAAAGSGVGPGAIGYVLGITKAYTTRVGEGPFPTEQKNEIGEFLGTRGHEFGVVTGRKRRCGWFDAVLVRQAVAVNGIKGIALTKLDVLDGLDEIKVCTAYRLDGETIDYLPASQGAQARVEPVYETLEGWKGTTAGARSWNDLPAQAVKYVRYIEELIGAPVALLSTSPERDDTILVTDPFQD, encoded by the coding sequence ATGGCCAATGTGGTGGTCGTCGGCTCGCAGTGGGGCGACGAAGGCAAGGGCAAGATCGTCGATTGGCTGTCGGAGCGGGCCGATGTCGTCGTGCGCTTCCAGGGCGGCCACAATGCCGGCCATACGCTGGTCGTCGACGGCAAGGTCTACAAGCTGTCGCTTCTGCCCTCCGGCGTCGTGCGGCAAGGCAAGCTGTCGATCATCGGCAACGGCGTAGTCTTCGACCCGCATGCCTTCGTCGCCGAAGTGGCCAAACTCAAGGCGCAAGGCGTCGAGGTGACGCCGGATCGCCTGAAAATAGCCGAAAACACCGCGCTTATCCTGTCGGTGCACCGGGAGCTGGACGGATTCCGCGAGGACGCCGCCTCCAACTCCGGGACGAAGATTGGCACGACCCGCCGCGGCATCGGCCCCGCTTACGAGGACAAGGTGGGGCGGCGCGCGGTCAGGGTGATGGATCTGGCGGATTTGGAAACGCTGCCCCTGAAGGTCGACAGGCTGCTGACGCACCACAATGCGCTGCGTCGCGGGCTCGGTCATGGCGAAGTCACGCATGACGCGATCATGCGCGAGCTGACGTCGGTCGCCGACGAGATCCTGCCCTACATGGACCGGGTCTGGAAGGTTCTCGACGACCGGCGCCGCGCCGGCGAGCGCATCCTGTTCGAGGGCGCGCAAGGCACGCTGCTCGACATCGACCACGGCACTTATCCGTTCGTCACTTCATCCAACACCGTTGCCGGCCAGGCGGCGGCCGGCTCGGGTGTGGGGCCGGGCGCCATCGGCTATGTGCTCGGCATCACCAAGGCCTACACGACGCGGGTCGGCGAGGGCCCGTTCCCGACCGAGCAGAAGAACGAGATCGGCGAGTTCCTCGGCACGCGCGGCCATGAATTCGGCGTCGTGACCGGCCGCAAGCGCCGCTGCGGCTGGTTCGACGCCGTGCTGGTGCGCCAGGCGGTGGCCGTCAACGGCATCAAGGGCATCGCGCTGACCAAGCTCGACGTGCTCGACGGGCTCGACGAGATCAAGGTGTGCACTGCCTACCGCCTCGACGGCGAGACGATCGACTATCTGCCGGCCAGCCAGGGCGCGCAGGCGCGCGTCGAACCGGTCTACGAGACGCTCGAAGGCTGGAAAGGCACCACTGCCGGCGCGCGCAGCTGGAACGACCTGCCGGCCCAGGCGGTGAAGTATGTGCGGTACATCGAGGAGCTGATCGGCGCGCCGGTGGCGCTGCTCTCGACCAGCCCTGAGCGGGACGACACGATACTTGTGACCGATCCGTTTCAAGACTAG
- a CDS encoding CcdB family protein has protein sequence MARYDVFAASGIEGGYLLDVQSDLLDHFKTRVVVPLLPLTSAPPPMRKLHPIFEINGRKLVMGTHLIATISTTELGESRLNLTRHHDEIVAALDMLFQGF, from the coding sequence ATGGCGCGCTATGACGTCTTCGCCGCCAGCGGCATCGAAGGCGGCTACCTTCTCGATGTCCAATCAGACCTGCTCGACCACTTCAAGACACGAGTGGTCGTCCCGCTTCTTCCGCTCACGTCGGCGCCGCCACCAATGCGGAAGCTCCATCCCATCTTCGAGATCAATGGACGCAAGCTGGTGATGGGCACCCACCTCATCGCCACGATCTCGACGACGGAACTGGGCGAAAGCCGGTTGAACCTAACGCGGCATCACGACGAGATCGTCGCCGCGCTTGACATGCTGTTCCAGGGCTTCTGA
- a CDS encoding type II toxin-antitoxin system CcdA family antitoxin: MRKIAANAVRQPANLSIDSKLMKEAKGLNVNVSRAAEAGIAEAVAAEKTRLWKLENRATMDAWNDYVETHGVPLKEHRQF; the protein is encoded by the coding sequence ATGCGCAAGATAGCCGCGAACGCGGTTCGTCAGCCGGCAAATCTGTCGATCGATTCAAAGCTCATGAAAGAAGCGAAGGGGCTCAACGTGAACGTCTCGCGCGCCGCCGAAGCCGGGATAGCCGAAGCGGTGGCGGCCGAGAAGACCCGCCTATGGAAGCTTGAAAACCGCGCCACGATGGACGCCTGGAACGACTATGTCGAAACACATGGCGTTCCGCTCAAGGAACATCGGCAGTTCTGA